Sequence from the Flavobacterium sp. TR2 genome:
TAGATCCAACAAGCGGTAAGAAATACAAATGTTATGTTACATTAGAATCTGCCGATAAATTAAAGCTTCGCGGTTATGTTGGAATTTCTTTAATGGGAAGAACACAATATTGGACGAGAGTAAAAAATTAATTAAAATCTAATGCGAAAATTAACTGCGATAATTTTATTCTTAGCCACAGTTTCAAATAGTTTTGGACAATCTAAGAATTCGCCATTGCTAATAAGTCATCTAACAGGTGACTTTTATGTTTATAAGACGTTTCATGATTATAATGGAACACTTATTTCTGCCAATGCCATGTATCTTGTTACAGATAAAGGCGTGGTGCTTTTTGATGCCCCATGGGATAAAACTCAGTTTCAACCCTTGTTGGACAGTATAAAAGCTAAGCATAACAAACAGGTTGTGATGCTTTTTGGCACACATTCGCATGAAGATCGTGCTGGAGGATTTGATTTTTATAGAAAAAAGGGAATTAAAACGTATTCTATAAAGTTGACCGATGATATTCTGAAAAAGAAAAACGAGCCAAGAGCTGAATTTGTAATTCCGAATGATA
This genomic interval carries:
- the bla-B1-FLAV gene encoding subclass B1 metallo-beta-lactamase; amino-acid sequence: MRKLTAIILFLATVSNSFGQSKNSPLLISHLTGDFYVYKTFHDYNGTLISANAMYLVTDKGVVLFDAPWDKTQFQPLLDSIKAKHNKQVVMLFGTHSHEDRAGGFDFYRKKGIKTYSIKLTDDILKKKNEPRAEFVIPNDTVFTVGQYKFEMYYPGKGHAPDNIVAWFGKDKILYGGCFVKSEEAKDLGYLGDADVKEWEKSIKKVQSKFKNPKYVIPGHDGGTTSKSIDHTLKMVKEYLATKS